Proteins encoded in a region of the Sulfurimonas marina genome:
- a CDS encoding peptidase U32 family protein, whose translation MNKVELLSPAGTLEKLKIALDFGADAVYGGVSHFSLRIRSGKEFSYEDFEEGIKYAHERGKKVYATINGFPFNSQLNLLKKHIEKIAAMGPDAIIVATPGVLKLAHEIAPDMPLHLSTQANVMNVLDAKVYADMGATRIITAREISLKDLKEIKKELPELELEVFVHGSMCFAYSGRCLISTLQSGRVPNRGSCANDCRFPYEMYAANPETGTLFKLEEDEGIGTYIMNSKDLNLGSHIKEILDSGVVDSVKIEGRTKTSYYAAVTAKAYRMAIDDYYEGKEDIAKYQYELESLQNRGYTDAYLISRPFEKHDTQSLDFTMQLGTHQVTGESTEDGEYYMCKYKTLPGDELEVVMPLGETIEFVENEFGKTYEKDGRVYMSFAKLQAQNGKIWESVHSGNINPIKLPTKFPPFTFFRIPSHPDMGTYPKK comes from the coding sequence ATGAATAAAGTAGAATTATTATCTCCGGCAGGTACGCTGGAAAAGTTAAAAATTGCTCTGGATTTTGGAGCAGATGCGGTATATGGAGGAGTAAGTCACTTCTCTTTACGTATTAGAAGCGGTAAAGAATTTAGTTATGAAGATTTTGAAGAGGGGATCAAGTATGCCCATGAGAGAGGAAAAAAAGTATATGCTACGATCAACGGTTTCCCTTTTAACTCTCAATTAAATCTCTTAAAAAAACATATTGAAAAAATAGCAGCGATGGGGCCTGATGCGATTATTGTAGCAACTCCAGGTGTTTTAAAATTAGCACATGAGATTGCACCGGATATGCCGTTGCACCTTTCAACACAAGCCAATGTAATGAATGTTCTAGATGCGAAAGTGTATGCGGATATGGGTGCTACTCGTATTATTACAGCTCGTGAAATCTCTTTAAAAGATTTAAAAGAGATCAAAAAAGAGCTGCCTGAGCTTGAACTTGAAGTGTTTGTTCACGGAAGTATGTGTTTTGCATACAGTGGAAGATGTCTGATCTCGACACTTCAAAGCGGGCGTGTTCCAAATCGTGGAAGTTGTGCAAATGACTGCCGTTTCCCTTATGAAATGTATGCAGCAAATCCTGAAACAGGAACTCTTTTTAAACTTGAAGAGGATGAGGGTATCGGTACATATATTATGAATTCAAAAGACCTGAATCTCGGTTCGCACATTAAAGAGATTCTTGACAGCGGTGTAGTTGACAGTGTAAAGATCGAAGGTCGTACAAAAACATCTTATTATGCGGCAGTTACAGCTAAAGCATATAGAATGGCTATTGATGATTATTATGAAGGGAAAGAGGATATTGCTAAGTATCAGTATGAGCTAGAATCTTTACAAAACCGCGGTTATACAGATGCTTATCTTATCTCTCGTCCGTTTGAGAAGCATGATACGCAAAGTTTAGATTTTACTATGCAGCTTGGTACTCATCAGGTAACAGGTGAATCTACGGAAGACGGCGAGTATTACATGTGTAAATATAAAACACTTCCGGGAGATGAACTTGAAGTTGTTATGCCATTAGGTGAAACAATAGAGTTTGTTGAAAACGAGTTTGGTAAAACATATGAAAAAGATGGACGTGTCTATATGAGTTTTGCAAAACTTCAGGCACAAAACGGAAAAATTTGGGAGAGTGTTCATAGCGGTAATATTAACCCTATAAAACTTCCTACAAAGTTCCCGCCGTTTACATTCTTTAGAATACCTTCACATCCTGATATGGGAACGTATCCGAAAAAGTAG
- a CDS encoding sensor domain-containing phosphodiesterase, which translates to MEEKEQIIELYSALSLCNDTINNVKNISELFSQICQDILTINHISMAWIGLVDENSQLKPVSYCGVGTQYIKDISIKIEDDILGNGPSGIAYKQKEPYWCQDFLNDPHTTPWHARARKFHWKSSAALPIGTAHKLIGTLNLYSDTLNAFDQKTQELLLKMTSNITHALNAFESEAARSQAENALKESYTLLSSIINSLPTRIFWKDKNLTYLGCNTAFAKDAGKSSSDEIIGKNDHQMPWKDQANLYNTDDLKVINSKKSKLFFEEPQTTPNGDTIWLRTSKLPLFDAQGEVMGIIGLYDDITEQKHSEERVLYMANYDALTGLPNRAKLESKIEYNIALSRKNHWNFALIFLDIDNFKDINDTLGHNVGDKLLIEFSKRVLGFLRDEDTIARLGGDEFIILLPITDAKQAQKMAEKLLFTVYQPFTIEQNELTVTVSMGISIYPNDGVDKETLYKNADTAMYRTKYNGKNNYSFFTQEMQMQTKRNLLLTNALHNAIAHNELYVVYQPQISLTTHKLVGMEALLRWEHPVFGSVPPSEFIPIAESSGLILSIGDWVMKTAVQQLKNWQTKGLHDVSISVNLSAVQFNQANLQHNIIQLLDESALPANYLEIELTESAIMSNPETAINIINQLHSLGIKISIDDFGTGYSSLSYLKKFKAYKLKIDQSFVRDITIDPEDKAIVNAIINMANSLGLQTIAEGVETQEQLKYLEENGCDEVQGYYYSKPLVVDEFEEKYLKGKK; encoded by the coding sequence ATGGAAGAAAAAGAGCAGATTATCGAGCTATACAGTGCATTATCCCTATGTAATGACACTATCAATAATGTAAAAAATATATCTGAATTATTTTCCCAAATTTGTCAAGATATTCTTACAATCAATCATATCAGTATGGCATGGATCGGATTAGTTGATGAAAATTCTCAACTTAAACCAGTATCATACTGCGGTGTAGGCACTCAATATATTAAAGATATATCTATAAAAATAGAGGATGATATTTTAGGAAATGGACCAAGTGGAATTGCCTATAAACAAAAAGAACCTTATTGGTGTCAAGATTTTCTAAACGATCCCCATACAACCCCTTGGCATGCAAGAGCACGTAAGTTTCACTGGAAATCATCTGCTGCACTCCCTATTGGTACAGCTCATAAGCTTATCGGAACTCTTAATCTTTATTCCGATACTCTTAATGCCTTTGATCAAAAGACACAAGAGCTTCTTTTAAAAATGACATCTAATATTACACATGCTCTTAATGCTTTTGAAAGTGAAGCAGCAAGATCACAAGCAGAAAATGCACTCAAAGAATCCTATACACTTCTCTCTTCAATTATAAACTCTCTTCCGACAAGAATTTTTTGGAAAGACAAAAACTTAACTTACTTAGGGTGTAATACCGCTTTTGCAAAAGATGCAGGAAAGAGTTCTTCTGATGAAATAATTGGAAAAAACGATCACCAAATGCCATGGAAAGATCAAGCAAACCTCTATAATACTGATGATCTTAAAGTGATAAACTCAAAAAAATCAAAACTATTTTTTGAAGAACCCCAAACTACTCCAAACGGAGATACAATCTGGTTGCGAACTTCAAAACTTCCACTTTTCGATGCACAGGGTGAAGTGATGGGAATCATTGGTCTGTATGATGATATCACGGAACAAAAACACTCTGAAGAACGTGTCTTATATATGGCAAACTATGATGCCTTAACGGGACTTCCTAATAGAGCAAAACTTGAATCTAAAATAGAATACAACATCGCTCTATCAAGAAAAAATCACTGGAACTTTGCTTTAATATTTTTAGATATTGACAACTTCAAAGATATCAATGATACACTCGGACATAATGTTGGAGATAAACTCCTTATAGAGTTTTCTAAAAGAGTTCTTGGTTTCTTAAGAGATGAGGATACTATAGCAAGACTCGGTGGAGACGAGTTTATAATTCTTCTACCGATTACAGATGCAAAACAGGCACAAAAGATGGCAGAAAAATTACTCTTTACTGTTTATCAGCCTTTTACTATTGAACAAAATGAACTAACAGTTACTGTTTCTATGGGTATCTCCATATATCCTAATGACGGTGTCGATAAAGAAACCCTTTATAAAAATGCAGATACTGCTATGTATCGTACAAAATATAATGGGAAAAACAACTACTCTTTCTTTACACAAGAGATGCAGATGCAAACTAAAAGAAATTTACTTTTAACAAATGCACTACATAATGCAATCGCACATAATGAACTCTATGTTGTTTATCAACCGCAGATCTCATTAACTACACATAAACTGGTTGGGATGGAAGCACTTTTAAGATGGGAACATCCGGTATTTGGTAGTGTACCTCCTTCTGAGTTTATCCCTATAGCAGAGAGTAGCGGTCTTATCTTGTCAATAGGGGACTGGGTGATGAAAACTGCTGTGCAACAGCTAAAAAACTGGCAAACAAAAGGTCTTCATGATGTTAGTATATCAGTAAATTTATCAGCTGTACAGTTTAATCAAGCAAATTTACAACATAATATTATTCAACTTTTAGATGAAAGCGCTCTTCCTGCAAACTATTTGGAGATAGAACTCACAGAGAGTGCTATTATGAGTAATCCTGAAACTGCGATCAATATTATAAACCAGCTTCACAGCCTAGGTATTAAAATTTCTATAGATGACTTTGGAACAGGTTATTCAAGCCTGAGTTATCTTAAAAAATTCAAGGCCTATAAACTTAAAATTGATCAGTCTTTTGTTCGTGATATTACTATAGACCCTGAAGATAAAGCGATAGTCAATGCTATTATCAATATGGCAAACAGTCTAGGTCTACAAACAATTGCAGAGGGTGTTGAAACTCAGGAACAATTAAAATATTTAGAAGAAAACGGTTGTGATGAAGTTCAAGGATATTACTATTCAAAACCTCTTGTAGTTGATGAGTTTGAAGAGAAATACCTTAAAGGTAAAAAGTAG
- the glyQ gene encoding glycine--tRNA ligase subunit alpha, with the protein MITFSEMLLKLQEFWMKEGCNIVQPYDIPAGAGTFHPATFLRSLDSTPWATAYVAPSRRPTDGRYGENPNRLGSYYQFQAIIKPSPDNIQELYLKSLEYLGLDVSKHDIRFIEDNWESPTLGAWGLGWEVWLNGMEVTQFTYFQQVGGIECKPVTAEITYGTERLAMYLQGVDTVFDIVWNIDKDGNKTYYKDVHKESEVEFSKYHFEVADTAMLFDEFNAKSAECLRTLEAGLPLPAYDLCMMASHVFNVLDARKAISQTERQNYILKIRELSRGCAELYKAQEEERNKRVNG; encoded by the coding sequence ATGATTACATTTAGCGAAATGTTATTAAAACTACAAGAATTTTGGATGAAAGAGGGTTGTAACATTGTTCAACCTTACGATATCCCTGCTGGGGCTGGAACTTTTCACCCTGCTACTTTTCTTCGATCACTAGATTCAACACCGTGGGCTACTGCATATGTAGCACCTTCACGTCGTCCGACTGACGGTAGATACGGCGAAAACCCAAATCGTCTTGGCTCATACTATCAGTTTCAAGCGATTATAAAACCATCACCGGATAATATCCAAGAGTTATACCTAAAATCGTTAGAGTACTTAGGTCTTGATGTATCTAAACATGATATCCGTTTTATTGAAGATAACTGGGAATCTCCGACACTTGGTGCATGGGGACTTGGATGGGAAGTTTGGTTAAACGGTATGGAAGTTACACAGTTTACTTACTTCCAACAAGTTGGTGGTATTGAGTGTAAACCGGTAACTGCAGAGATTACATACGGAACTGAGCGTCTTGCTATGTATCTTCAAGGTGTTGACACTGTTTTTGATATTGTATGGAATATCGATAAAGACGGTAACAAAACATATTATAAAGATGTACATAAAGAGAGTGAAGTAGAATTTTCGAAATATCACTTTGAAGTAGCAGATACTGCTATGCTTTTTGATGAGTTCAATGCAAAAAGTGCAGAGTGTCTAAGAACACTTGAAGCAGGACTTCCGTTACCTGCATATGATCTGTGTATGATGGCTTCACACGTATTTAACGTTCTTGATGCAAGAAAAGCTATCTCGCAAACTGAGAGACAAAACTACATCTTAAAAATTCGTGAACTTTCTCGTGGATGTGCGGAACTTTACAAAGCACAAGAAGAGGAAAGAAATAAAAGAGTAAACGGATAA
- the purE gene encoding 5-(carboxyamino)imidazole ribonucleotide mutase, with protein sequence MKFVSIVIGSKSDYEVMKSCSDTLEAFGVNYEMIISSAHRSPERTKEYIVEAEKKGAQVFIAAAGMAAHLAGVLSSKTVKPIIGVPMSGSALSGIDALLSTVQMPAGMPVATVAIGKAGAINSAYLAMQILALDNEELAIKLQEDRIAKAKKVEMDSQEIETIIS encoded by the coding sequence ATGAAATTTGTTTCTATAGTTATAGGTTCAAAAAGTGATTATGAAGTAATGAAGTCGTGTTCTGACACATTAGAGGCTTTCGGTGTAAACTATGAGATGATTATTTCATCTGCTCACAGATCTCCTGAGAGAACTAAAGAGTATATAGTTGAAGCTGAGAAAAAAGGTGCACAAGTTTTTATTGCAGCAGCAGGTATGGCAGCACATTTAGCGGGTGTTTTATCTTCTAAAACAGTAAAACCTATTATCGGTGTACCTATGTCTGGATCTGCTTTAAGTGGGATCGATGCACTTTTATCTACTGTTCAGATGCCAGCTGGAATGCCAGTTGCTACTGTAGCTATAGGTAAAGCCGGAGCTATTAACTCGGCATATTTAGCAATGCAAATTTTAGCGCTAGATAATGAAGAGTTAGCTATCAAATTACAAGAAGATAGAATCGCAAAAGCAAAAAAAGTTGAGATGGATTCACAAGAGATAGAAACTATCATTAGCTAA
- a CDS encoding globin, whose translation MDLQITDGEIGVRPPVAKPHPGFLHEVGEERFKKLVYDHYEAIKTSDIAFLFPVFDDEDFEEAKEHAFAFLVEISGGPDYFTQTRGQHQMVGRHAPFRIDEHARKSWLALYKPLLEALVDEGITPEYIESFWNYLDIFSMWLVNTKS comes from the coding sequence GTGGATTTACAAATTACTGATGGAGAGATAGGTGTTAGACCACCTGTTGCAAAGCCCCATCCCGGTTTTTTACATGAAGTAGGTGAAGAGCGATTTAAGAAACTTGTATATGATCACTATGAAGCTATTAAAACAAGTGATATCGCATTTTTATTTCCAGTTTTTGATGATGAAGATTTTGAAGAGGCAAAAGAACACGCTTTCGCATTTCTAGTCGAAATCAGCGGTGGACCTGATTACTTCACACAAACAAGAGGTCAACATCAAATGGTTGGGCGTCATGCTCCGTTTCGTATAGATGAACATGCCAGAAAGTCATGGTTAGCACTCTATAAACCACTTTTAGAAGCATTGGTGGATGAGGGAATTACGCCTGAATATATAGAGTCTTTTTGGAATTATCTCGATATATTTTCGATGTGGTTAGTAAATACGAAGAGCTAA
- the recG gene encoding ATP-dependent DNA helicase RecG, producing the protein MELSKDQEAKFKKLGINSLLELALNVPHSYEDYRINSTLDPGKAQVIDATIESVYRAPNSLQITFFAHNFGHSVQGVMFKPKPYMMHAFSVGSREFFYGLIDCKMGHCSMSMPKKITQIGKITPKYKTALRNDVMGRLAAELLTKENLLIEGLKESVIDEVLQLHFPLELPQKELSEQSVRALKYLELFIYLAQLTKKRRYFQTQISKESDYRPWAQKLPFELTPEQENAIKDIQNDFSKDVAARRMVVGDVGSGKTMVILASAYMMMPYKSILMAPTTILANQLYEEAQKFLDMKCVLVTNKTKKTDLSEYDFIIGTHALLYRELPEAGVVMVDEQHRFGTAQRNMLEKLVSSGEKKPHYLQFSATPIPRTQAMIEAAHIDVSLITSTPYKKDIDSKVIHKSDFKDLLEHIKNEIAQNNQILLVYPLVEQSEALEYQSIDEARSYWEKNFENVYVTHGKDKEKEHVLLDFRERGDILIATTVVEVGISLPRLTTVVIVGAERLGLSTLHQLRGRVSRTGLKGYCYLYTNQKESKRLEEFVKTTNGFDIANLDLRYRKSGDLLKGINQSGSQFKYFDFALDEDIVSEVKNDLLI; encoded by the coding sequence ATGGAACTTTCAAAAGATCAAGAGGCCAAATTTAAAAAACTGGGTATCAACTCTTTATTGGAGTTGGCACTTAACGTTCCTCATTCTTACGAAGACTATCGTATAAACTCCACTTTAGACCCTGGCAAAGCACAAGTTATAGATGCTACGATCGAGTCTGTATATCGTGCACCAAATTCACTTCAAATCACTTTTTTTGCACATAACTTTGGACATAGTGTTCAAGGTGTGATGTTTAAGCCTAAACCGTATATGATGCATGCCTTCAGTGTTGGCAGCAGAGAGTTTTTTTACGGTCTTATAGATTGTAAAATGGGGCATTGCTCTATGAGTATGCCAAAGAAGATTACCCAGATTGGGAAGATTACTCCAAAATATAAAACAGCTTTGAGAAATGATGTAATGGGCCGGCTTGCAGCAGAACTGCTTACAAAAGAAAATCTACTCATAGAGGGGCTTAAAGAGAGTGTAATTGATGAAGTATTGCAACTTCACTTCCCCCTAGAACTGCCACAAAAAGAGTTAAGTGAACAAAGTGTACGTGCACTGAAATATCTGGAGCTTTTTATATACCTTGCACAACTAACAAAAAAAAGAAGATACTTTCAGACACAGATCTCTAAAGAGAGTGATTATAGACCCTGGGCACAAAAACTCCCTTTTGAACTTACACCTGAACAAGAAAATGCTATTAAAGATATTCAAAACGATTTCTCTAAAGATGTAGCTGCAAGACGTATGGTTGTCGGTGATGTTGGTAGTGGTAAAACAATGGTAATTCTTGCGAGTGCCTATATGATGATGCCTTATAAAAGCATTTTGATGGCACCCACTACGATACTTGCAAACCAACTTTATGAAGAGGCTCAGAAGTTTTTGGACATGAAGTGTGTACTTGTTACAAACAAGACGAAAAAGACGGATCTGAGTGAATATGACTTTATTATCGGTACGCATGCACTGCTCTATCGAGAGTTGCCCGAAGCGGGAGTTGTGATGGTAGATGAACAGCACCGTTTTGGTACTGCTCAGAGAAATATGTTGGAGAAGCTGGTGAGTTCAGGGGAGAAAAAGCCACACTATCTACAGTTTTCGGCAACACCAATTCCAAGAACGCAGGCGATGATCGAAGCGGCTCATATTGATGTGAGTTTGATCACTTCTACACCTTATAAAAAAGATATAGACTCTAAAGTAATCCACAAGAGTGACTTTAAAGATTTACTAGAACATATTAAAAATGAAATAGCGCAAAATAATCAAATACTGCTTGTATATCCATTGGTGGAGCAGAGTGAAGCTTTAGAGTATCAAAGTATAGATGAAGCTCGATCGTATTGGGAAAAAAACTTTGAGAATGTATATGTGACCCATGGAAAAGATAAAGAGAAAGAGCATGTTTTACTAGATTTCAGAGAGCGTGGTGATATTTTAATTGCTACAACGGTTGTAGAAGTGGGTATATCTTTACCAAGGCTAACTACTGTTGTCATTGTAGGTGCTGAGAGATTAGGGCTTTCAACACTACATCAATTACGTGGTCGTGTTAGTCGGACAGGTTTAAAAGGGTATTGTTATTTATATACAAACCAAAAAGAGTCTAAAAGGTTAGAGGAGTTTGTAAAAACTACAAATGGATTTGATATAGCAAATTTAGATTTACGTTATAGAAAAAGCGGGGATCTGTTAAAAGGGATAAATCAAAGCGGAAGCCAGTTTAAATATTTTGACTTCGCACTTGATGAGGATATTGTTTCTGAAGTGAAAAATGACCTATTAATATAG
- a CDS encoding histidinol-phosphatase HisJ family protein, with the protein MIVDLHNHTPLCNHAEGKIDEYILEAVKAGTKVFGFADHAPMDFDPKYRMSFEEMSCYEADVLDAKKRYKDQIKILLGYEVDYLEGHMDKRVLNADVDYLIGSVHFIDEWGFDNPEFIGQYEHEDIDEIWKKYFLAIEKMAKTKLFDIVGHLDLIKVFKFMPNKDIVEIAKNALLAIKEADMTLEINVAGYRKPIGEAYPSKELLQAAFKLGIPITFCSDAHKPEQVNLYNDQVIKLARDVGYNECAYYENRERKFLKF; encoded by the coding sequence ATGATCGTTGATTTACACAACCATACACCCCTATGTAATCATGCAGAGGGGAAGATTGATGAGTATATATTAGAAGCTGTTAAAGCAGGCACGAAAGTGTTTGGTTTTGCCGATCATGCACCAATGGATTTTGATCCTAAATATCGTATGAGCTTTGAAGAGATGAGCTGTTATGAAGCAGATGTTTTAGATGCCAAAAAAAGATATAAAGATCAGATAAAGATTCTGCTTGGATATGAGGTTGATTACCTTGAAGGGCATATGGATAAAAGAGTACTAAATGCAGATGTTGATTACCTGATCGGTTCTGTTCATTTTATTGATGAATGGGGATTTGACAACCCTGAGTTTATAGGTCAATACGAACATGAAGATATTGATGAAATTTGGAAAAAATATTTTTTAGCAATTGAAAAAATGGCTAAAACAAAACTGTTTGATATTGTAGGACATCTCGATCTTATAAAGGTGTTTAAATTTATGCCCAATAAAGATATTGTAGAGATTGCAAAAAATGCACTGCTTGCTATTAAAGAAGCTGATATGACTTTGGAGATTAATGTTGCGGGATATAGAAAACCGATCGGTGAAGCGTACCCCTCCAAAGAGTTACTTCAAGCAGCATTTAAACTAGGGATCCCAATTACATTTTGTTCAGATGCCCATAAACCTGAGCAAGTGAACCTTTATAACGATCAAGTTATTAAACTTGCACGTGACGTTGGATATAACGAGTGTGCCTATTATGAAAACAGAGAGCGAAAATTTTTAAAATTTTAG
- a CDS encoding damage-control phosphatase ARMT1 family protein gives MKIDEACVGCIINQSFKVANAIRANQILSNQLTSTVEKMSENFSFEQTPPEIAADVYEEMALIANKYDLYDEVKEHSTQKALSFIPLLKERLSQSDNKLLTATKIAVAGNVIDLAAEVEFDLHEELENIFHIDFAHNDFESFAEQVEKAENIVVIGDNVGEHIFDHLFIQTLQELYPKKEFSYMVRGNPIINDVTIKEAKEAGFDTLCNLVDSGVNTPGFMYERASEEAKKLFDNADLVISKGMGNYECMSPAKRENICFLLKVKCNVVASSLGKEIGDIICKLT, from the coding sequence ATGAAAATAGATGAGGCATGTGTCGGTTGTATAATCAACCAAAGTTTTAAAGTAGCTAATGCAATTAGAGCTAATCAAATACTTTCAAACCAACTTACTTCAACTGTTGAAAAGATGAGTGAAAACTTCTCTTTTGAACAAACCCCTCCAGAAATTGCAGCCGATGTATATGAAGAAATGGCACTAATTGCAAATAAGTATGATCTTTATGATGAGGTAAAAGAACACTCTACACAAAAAGCACTCTCTTTCATCCCCTTACTTAAAGAGAGACTCTCCCAAAGTGACAATAAACTTTTAACAGCTACAAAAATAGCAGTAGCGGGTAATGTTATTGACCTTGCTGCCGAGGTTGAATTTGATCTGCATGAAGAGCTGGAAAACATTTTTCACATAGATTTTGCCCATAACGATTTTGAATCATTTGCTGAGCAAGTGGAAAAAGCAGAAAATATAGTTGTTATAGGTGACAATGTGGGTGAACATATTTTTGATCATCTTTTTATCCAAACCCTTCAAGAACTTTATCCTAAAAAAGAGTTTTCATATATGGTACGTGGTAATCCTATCATAAATGATGTTACAATTAAAGAAGCTAAAGAGGCTGGATTTGATACACTATGTAACTTAGTAGACAGTGGTGTAAACACACCTGGATTTATGTATGAAAGAGCGAGTGAAGAAGCAAAAAAACTTTTTGACAATGCCGATCTTGTGATTAGCAAAGGGATGGGCAATTACGAATGTATGAGCCCAGCAAAAAGAGAAAATATCTGTTTCTTACTTAAAGTAAAATGTAATGTCGTAGCATCTTCTTTAGGCAAAGAGATAGGTGATATTATCTGTAAGTTGACATAA
- a CDS encoding chemotaxis protein — translation MTQEELDALMGGDLDLDSVEDEEVAQNDEVELEKDTSNEPEMEGKVPPKWGPPATNENKVVHQLDDVTKESEEKASEIFDIIENISNDLMDKETELGNIVEILESNVTLFTTLSEKFPDVSTFQTQLEKNENALAEAESVVEMLQNSGDSIMNVMDIMQYQDIHRQKIERVINVMRTLSHYMNSLFESQVEDTARVSSAKHIEGDENDELASTEDIEALLEQFGQA, via the coding sequence ATGACTCAAGAAGAACTAGATGCATTGATGGGTGGCGATCTTGACCTAGATAGTGTTGAAGATGAAGAAGTGGCACAAAATGATGAAGTTGAACTAGAAAAAGATACTTCAAATGAACCAGAAATGGAAGGTAAAGTTCCACCAAAATGGGGACCTCCTGCAACTAATGAAAATAAGGTAGTGCATCAACTCGATGATGTTACAAAAGAGTCTGAAGAGAAAGCATCAGAGATCTTTGATATTATAGAAAATATTAGCAATGACCTTATGGATAAAGAAACTGAGCTTGGTAATATTGTAGAGATATTAGAATCAAATGTCACGCTTTTTACGACATTGAGTGAAAAGTTTCCGGATGTAAGTACATTTCAAACACAACTTGAAAAAAATGAGAATGCTTTAGCAGAAGCAGAATCTGTAGTAGAGATGTTACAAAATTCAGGTGATTCGATCATGAACGTAATGGATATTATGCAGTATCAAGATATTCATCGTCAAAAAATTGAACGTGTTATTAATGTGATGAGAACATTATCTCATTATATGAATTCACTATTTGAATCACAAGTAGAAGACACTGCCCGTGTCTCTTCCGCAAAACATATTGAGGGTGATGAAAACGATGAACTTGCTTCAACAGAAGATATAGAAGCATTATTAGAACAATTTGGACAGGCATGA
- a CDS encoding DUF3972 domain-containing protein, with amino-acid sequence MQWMRDEEYSKLTGLELSAIEDLIERGKLSVKVEDGVRYIDPSKGATDVVVPAKLQELSQRNTHEMVVQPEFVEKTIGTIINLHEKVLDAKDETIESIKTENEFLREALASLQELYDEDRKTIHTLQEQLKLSQQEVEFMRRKYKLMWNKAIDEHTS; translated from the coding sequence ATGCAGTGGATGCGTGATGAAGAGTATAGCAAACTAACAGGACTTGAGCTTAGTGCGATCGAGGATCTGATCGAGCGTGGAAAACTAAGTGTTAAAGTTGAAGATGGTGTGCGTTATATAGACCCGTCAAAAGGTGCCACTGATGTTGTCGTTCCTGCAAAACTACAGGAATTATCACAAAGAAATACCCATGAAATGGTAGTTCAACCGGAATTTGTTGAAAAAACTATAGGGACAATTATAAATCTTCATGAGAAAGTTCTTGATGCCAAAGATGAGACGATTGAGTCCATCAAAACGGAAAATGAATTTTTAAGAGAAGCGTTAGCTTCACTGCAAGAACTTTATGATGAAGATAGAAAAACTATCCATACACTTCAAGAACAACTCAAACTCTCTCAACAAGAGGTTGAGTTTATGAGAAGAAAATATAAACTGATGTGGAACAAAGCGATAGATGAGCATACTTCATAA